One window from the genome of Comamonas antarctica encodes:
- a CDS encoding ParA family protein — MSTSMPIEPNVKASVALSLLGLELDNRRLMRLSGSEKLPEGQRQMKYKPQDMLNIRARLANTTPEAVKKAMAVNTELPAVVVTRMTKGGIGKTSITVNLGTALALSGYRVLLIDADPQASATNMLGIETETYHPHIGTLLLKGGDKPDDLREFIIPIFKDGFLDLIPSDVELDSTNPALIVGMGREQKAEEFVLRNRAFLSKHYDVILVDTTPGTTPVSVAFTYLAHLAGKILTVVEPEGSCLRALDALQFNLDEIQKLAKRPIDLAILVNKAQIGRKHVEHNYAILTKSYPNRILPVQIPHSIAFTRQIDADDVPASMPVILKDPNSKAAESLYQFARVIASEFNVTQPGFAAKA; from the coding sequence ATGTCCACATCCATGCCCATCGAACCCAACGTTAAAGCGTCTGTCGCGCTGTCGCTGTTGGGGCTAGAACTGGACAACAGGCGCCTGATGCGGCTGAGTGGGAGCGAGAAACTGCCCGAAGGCCAGCGGCAGATGAAGTACAAGCCCCAGGACATGCTCAACATTCGAGCGCGGTTGGCAAACACAACGCCTGAGGCAGTCAAGAAGGCGATGGCGGTGAATACCGAATTGCCTGCAGTGGTCGTGACCCGCATGACCAAGGGCGGCATCGGCAAGACCTCAATCACCGTGAATCTGGGCACGGCCCTGGCGCTGTCTGGCTATCGAGTGCTGCTGATCGACGCCGATCCCCAAGCCTCGGCGACGAATATGCTGGGCATTGAAACCGAAACCTACCACCCGCACATCGGCACGCTGCTGCTCAAAGGCGGCGACAAGCCCGATGATTTGCGCGAGTTCATCATTCCGATTTTCAAGGACGGTTTTCTGGACTTGATCCCTTCCGACGTGGAGCTCGATTCCACTAATCCGGCGCTGATCGTTGGCATGGGACGTGAACAGAAGGCCGAAGAGTTCGTGCTGCGCAATCGCGCGTTTCTGTCCAAGCACTACGACGTTATCCTGGTGGACACCACGCCGGGCACGACGCCCGTGAGCGTGGCGTTCACCTACCTTGCCCATTTGGCTGGGAAGATCCTCACCGTGGTCGAACCCGAGGGTAGCTGCCTGCGCGCGCTGGATGCGCTGCAGTTCAACCTCGATGAAATACAGAAGTTGGCCAAGCGGCCCATCGATCTGGCGATCTTGGTGAACAAGGCGCAGATCGGCCGCAAGCATGTGGAACACAACTACGCCATCCTGACCAAGTCCTATCCGAACCGCATCCTGCCGGTGCAGATTCCGCACTCGATCGCATTCACACGCCAGATCGATGCCGATGACGTCCCCGCATCGATGCCGGTCATCCTCAAGGATCCCAACAGCAAGGCTGCCGAAAGCCTGTATCAGTTCGCTCGCGTGATTGCTAGCGAGTTCAACGTCACCCAGCCCGGCTTTGCTGCAAAGGCCTAA
- a CDS encoding ParB/RepB/Spo0J family partition protein encodes MTPTTAKPKHQRMGVSEAMDLAAKAHQSALTGKTPLPAFKPYTPDDAEPAKAVESVASDERDIRKIPLDLIDANPFAPREVYTPQVLRERAESIRTHGQFEVIHVIPHPDKPGRFMIADGWTRVTASREHLVTDALAAQVHHDLTPLQAAWLGYNHNESREQHCDLDRAFFFEKMYAQGATQSEIAKKTGISQSQLSFYTAFRKLPEETLQIVRLNPSRFPAYIAQNLAKVARKVSEDKASSLASIYSSNGQSVHWMINQCAVLLDKKPGTETKKKTGKIFRYSNGTLRQTGAQFELSLQIEEDQQEEFSKALEQLLSRFGQNALTEVPDASVQA; translated from the coding sequence ATGACCCCAACCACCGCGAAGCCAAAACATCAACGCATGGGCGTTTCCGAAGCCATGGATCTGGCAGCGAAGGCGCACCAGTCAGCGCTTACAGGCAAGACACCTCTGCCGGCATTTAAGCCCTATACCCCGGATGACGCAGAGCCTGCCAAGGCAGTCGAGTCCGTGGCGTCCGACGAGCGCGACATTCGCAAGATCCCGCTGGATCTGATCGATGCTAATCCGTTCGCTCCGCGCGAGGTGTACACACCCCAGGTACTGCGCGAGCGTGCCGAAAGCATCCGCACTCACGGCCAGTTCGAGGTCATCCATGTCATTCCGCATCCGGACAAGCCCGGGCGGTTCATGATTGCCGACGGCTGGACGCGCGTGACGGCAAGCCGCGAACACCTGGTTACGGACGCACTGGCCGCGCAGGTCCACCATGACCTGACTCCACTGCAGGCCGCCTGGCTCGGATACAACCACAACGAGTCGCGCGAGCAGCATTGCGATCTTGACCGGGCATTCTTCTTCGAAAAGATGTATGCCCAGGGTGCGACGCAGTCGGAAATCGCAAAGAAGACGGGAATTTCGCAGTCGCAACTGAGCTTTTACACGGCATTTCGCAAATTGCCGGAGGAGACGCTGCAGATCGTGCGACTTAATCCAAGCCGCTTTCCAGCGTACATCGCGCAGAATCTGGCAAAGGTTGCGCGCAAGGTATCCGAGGACAAGGCCAGTTCGCTGGCCTCGATCTATAGCTCCAACGGTCAATCCGTGCACTGGATGATCAACCAGTGTGCGGTCTTGCTGGACAAGAAGCCAGGTACCGAGACGAAAAAGAAAACCGGCAAGATTTTTCGCTACAGCAATGGAACGCTTCGGCAGACTGGAGCCCAGTTCGAGCTGAGCCTGCAGATCGAAGAAGACCAGCAAGAAGAGTTCAGCAAGGCCCTGGAGCAACTTCTAAGCCGGTTTGGCCAGAACGCCCTCACCGAAGTCCCTGACGCCTCTGTGCAAGCATAA
- a CDS encoding TrbC/VirB2 family protein, with protein sequence MHDVSSSGHRPGQSGDQRGWDGLLHCLVQCAAIAFVFVPHFAHAQTIGGTFGGITDFLKAIAQLLIYEWGYYIGIITLAIQGYRWKTGRIDLMQLGGWGLGIALVFFAPNIVSDLRARSGGSIQ encoded by the coding sequence ATGCACGATGTGAGTTCTTCCGGCCACAGGCCTGGACAGTCTGGAGATCAACGCGGATGGGATGGACTGCTCCACTGTCTGGTGCAGTGCGCTGCCATCGCCTTCGTGTTTGTGCCGCATTTCGCCCATGCACAAACCATCGGCGGCACATTTGGAGGAATCACCGATTTCCTCAAAGCGATTGCGCAGTTGCTCATCTATGAGTGGGGCTACTACATCGGCATCATCACCCTGGCCATACAGGGCTACCGCTGGAAAACCGGCCGCATCGATCTCATGCAGTTGGGTGGTTGGGGATTGGGTATTGCACTGGTGTTCTTCGCGCCGAATATCGTCTCGGATCTGCGGGCGCGCTCTGGAGGGTCCATCCAATGA
- a CDS encoding VirB3 family type IV secretion system protein: MSAVQPRHDDGELLVAAMTRPTMIGGLTLGSLAMSFYFPGMAALVTRSLWPVALIPALLMASYIVCLKDVYLFGIMAAACHLKTCPNKRFWGCRRYAPR; this comes from the coding sequence ATGAGCGCCGTGCAACCGCGCCACGACGATGGGGAGTTGCTCGTGGCAGCCATGACCCGACCCACGATGATCGGAGGACTTACCCTGGGCAGTCTGGCAATGAGCTTTTACTTCCCTGGCATGGCAGCCCTAGTGACCCGTTCGTTATGGCCGGTGGCATTGATTCCGGCCTTGCTCATGGCCAGCTACATCGTCTGTCTAAAAGATGTCTACCTTTTTGGAATTATGGCCGCCGCCTGTCATCTGAAGACCTGTCCCAACAAGCGGTTCTGGGGATGCCGGCGCTATGCACCTCGCTAA